From Spirosoma agri, one genomic window encodes:
- a CDS encoding phosphoribosylpyrophosphate synthetase yields MQSYDTLTEALTDLQKKGFTLDYNLKDDHLHCSKDDIMLRPADFDVVDVYRFEGMTDPGDESVLYAIEAKNGQHGTLVDAYGAYSEAISPEMAEKLRYTPKE; encoded by the coding sequence ATGCAATCATACGATACACTCACCGAAGCACTTACCGATCTTCAGAAGAAGGGGTTCACACTCGATTACAACCTGAAAGACGATCATCTGCATTGTTCGAAAGACGATATTATGTTGCGACCAGCGGACTTCGATGTTGTGGATGTGTACCGCTTTGAGGGCATGACCGATCCGGGCGACGAATCTGTCTTATACGCCATCGAAGCAAAAAATGGCCAGCATGGCACCCTTGTCGATGCCTATGGTGCCTACTCGGAAGCTATATCGCCCGAGATGGCCGAGAAACTACGCTACACGCCCAAAGAATGA
- the ytxJ gene encoding bacillithiol system redox-active protein YtxJ translates to MNWNKLTSDAQLATIKEESAKQPVLIFKHSTTCSISAMALSRMERNWSDQLGVKPYYLDLLANRPISNKIESEFGVEHESPQVLLIRNGECIYDASHMSISFAGLQQAV, encoded by the coding sequence ATGAACTGGAATAAACTAACAAGCGACGCTCAACTCGCAACAATCAAGGAAGAGTCGGCAAAGCAGCCAGTGCTGATATTTAAACACAGCACGACCTGTTCGATCAGCGCCATGGCACTCAGCCGCATGGAACGCAACTGGAGTGATCAGCTCGGGGTGAAACCTTATTACCTCGACTTACTGGCTAACCGGCCAATCTCTAATAAAATTGAAAGCGAATTCGGTGTAGAACACGAGTCCCCGCAAGTGTTGCTGATTCGTAATGGCGAATGCATTTATGATGCCTCCCATATGTCTATTTCGTTTGCCGGTTTGCAGCAGGCAGTATAG